From a region of the Globicephala melas chromosome 19, mGloMel1.2, whole genome shotgun sequence genome:
- the TRAPPC2L gene encoding trafficking protein particle complex subunit 2-like protein isoform X1, translated as MGWILVTSAAVILFLQNYPLYIRSVPTENELKFHYMVHTSLDVVDEKISAMGKALVDQRELYLGLLYPTEDYKVYPRTWQWLRVWGFPAVAGLCTVMPWLGLSQSPRVKSVFPNQLCSYGYVTNSKVKFVMVVDSSNTALRDNEIRSMFRKLHNSYTDVMCNPFYNPGDRIQSRAFDGMVTSMMIQVC; from the exons ATGGGGTGGATCCTTGTCACTTCAGCCGCCGTCATCCTTTTCTTGCAGAATTACCCTCTTTACATCCGCAGTGTCCCCACGGAGAACGAGCTCAAGTTTCACTACATGGTGCACACGTCCCTGGACGTGGTGGACGAGAAGATCTCAGCAATGGGGAAGGCCCTGGTGGACCAGAGGGAGCTCTACCTGGGCCTGCTGTACCCCACAGAGGACTACAAGGTGTATCCTCGCACCTGGCAGTGGCTTCGAGTCTGGGGATTCCCTGCAGTCGCAGG GCTCTGCACGGTGATGCCGTGGTTGGGGCTGTCACAGAGTCCCCGTGTTAAGAGCGTGTTCCCTAACCAGCTGTGCAGTTACGGCTACGTGACCAACTCCAAGGTGAAGTTTGTCATGGTGGTGGATTCCTCCAACACGGCGCTCAGAGACAACGAGATTCGCAGT ATGTTCCGGAAGCTGCACAACTCCTACACAGACGTGATGTGCAACCCCTTCTATAACCCGGGGGACCGCATTCAGTCCAG GGCCTTTGATGGCATGGTGACATCCATGATGATACAGGTCTGTTGA
- the TRAPPC2L gene encoding trafficking protein particle complex subunit 2-like protein isoform X2: MAVCVAVIAKENYPLYIRSVPTENELKFHYMVHTSLDVVDEKISAMGKALVDQRELYLGLLYPTEDYKVYPRTWQWLRVWGFPAVAGLCTVMPWLGLSQSPRVKSVFPNQLCSYGYVTNSKVKFVMVVDSSNTALRDNEIRSMFRKLHNSYTDVMCNPFYNPGDRIQSRAFDGMVTSMMIQVC; the protein is encoded by the exons ATGGCGGTTTGCGTAGCGGTGATCGCCAAGGAG AATTACCCTCTTTACATCCGCAGTGTCCCCACGGAGAACGAGCTCAAGTTTCACTACATGGTGCACACGTCCCTGGACGTGGTGGACGAGAAGATCTCAGCAATGGGGAAGGCCCTGGTGGACCAGAGGGAGCTCTACCTGGGCCTGCTGTACCCCACAGAGGACTACAAGGTGTATCCTCGCACCTGGCAGTGGCTTCGAGTCTGGGGATTCCCTGCAGTCGCAGG GCTCTGCACGGTGATGCCGTGGTTGGGGCTGTCACAGAGTCCCCGTGTTAAGAGCGTGTTCCCTAACCAGCTGTGCAGTTACGGCTACGTGACCAACTCCAAGGTGAAGTTTGTCATGGTGGTGGATTCCTCCAACACGGCGCTCAGAGACAACGAGATTCGCAGT ATGTTCCGGAAGCTGCACAACTCCTACACAGACGTGATGTGCAACCCCTTCTATAACCCGGGGGACCGCATTCAGTCCAG GGCCTTTGATGGCATGGTGACATCCATGATGATACAGGTCTGTTGA
- the TRAPPC2L gene encoding trafficking protein particle complex subunit 2-like protein isoform X3: MVHTSLDVVDEKISAMGKALVDQRELYLGLLYPTEDYKVYPRTWQWLRVWGFPAVAGLCTVMPWLGLSQSPRVKSVFPNQLCSYGYVTNSKVKFVMVVDSSNTALRDNEIRSMFRKLHNSYTDVMCNPFYNPGDRIQSRAFDGMVTSMMIQVC, encoded by the exons ATGGTGCACACGTCCCTGGACGTGGTGGACGAGAAGATCTCAGCAATGGGGAAGGCCCTGGTGGACCAGAGGGAGCTCTACCTGGGCCTGCTGTACCCCACAGAGGACTACAAGGTGTATCCTCGCACCTGGCAGTGGCTTCGAGTCTGGGGATTCCCTGCAGTCGCAGG GCTCTGCACGGTGATGCCGTGGTTGGGGCTGTCACAGAGTCCCCGTGTTAAGAGCGTGTTCCCTAACCAGCTGTGCAGTTACGGCTACGTGACCAACTCCAAGGTGAAGTTTGTCATGGTGGTGGATTCCTCCAACACGGCGCTCAGAGACAACGAGATTCGCAGT ATGTTCCGGAAGCTGCACAACTCCTACACAGACGTGATGTGCAACCCCTTCTATAACCCGGGGGACCGCATTCAGTCCAG GGCCTTTGATGGCATGGTGACATCCATGATGATACAGGTCTGTTGA
- the TRAPPC2L gene encoding trafficking protein particle complex subunit 2-like protein isoform X4 → MAVCVAVIAKENYPLYIRSVPTENELKFHYMVHTSLDVVDEKISAMGKALVDQRELYLGLLYPTEDYKVYGYVTNSKVKFVMVVDSSNTALRDNEIRSMFRKLHNSYTDVMCNPFYNPGDRIQSRAFDGMVTSMMIQVC, encoded by the exons ATGGCGGTTTGCGTAGCGGTGATCGCCAAGGAG AATTACCCTCTTTACATCCGCAGTGTCCCCACGGAGAACGAGCTCAAGTTTCACTACATGGTGCACACGTCCCTGGACGTGGTGGACGAGAAGATCTCAGCAATGGGGAAGGCCCTGGTGGACCAGAGGGAGCTCTACCTGGGCCTGCTGTACCCCACAGAGGACTACAAGGT TTACGGCTACGTGACCAACTCCAAGGTGAAGTTTGTCATGGTGGTGGATTCCTCCAACACGGCGCTCAGAGACAACGAGATTCGCAGT ATGTTCCGGAAGCTGCACAACTCCTACACAGACGTGATGTGCAACCCCTTCTATAACCCGGGGGACCGCATTCAGTCCAG GGCCTTTGATGGCATGGTGACATCCATGATGATACAGGTCTGTTGA